A window of the Pungitius pungitius chromosome 3, fPunPun2.1, whole genome shotgun sequence genome harbors these coding sequences:
- the fhdc4 gene encoding FH2 domain-containing protein 1 — MQQGGPPAPPPPPPPPPPPPPPPPPPPPPPPPPAPGLPPPLHGGGLVARGALRRSKMRNFNWETLPKHTVVGKHNIWTADKTDGEYELDTDHMEELFSHKQNQQQLKAQNRQSLRGQPTAASGGVTVSILSSKSSMNIGIFLKQFKRPVKEMIEEIKSGSSLSFGSGKLRELCKLLPEEGEEKQLVSFKGDHSSLPEADLFMLMLVKIPSYKERLSSLVLKEELFPLMNDMKECIGTLSAAGKELLESDNLHSVIRLVLKTGNYMNAGGYAGSAVGFRMASLLKLVDTKANKPGMNLMHYVVMQALKVDVELLKFTDQLKHIEAAARMNKSEIEAEFDKQVRRVQAAKADTLKQEDLKAQMEDFLKEAEVCLAEIETDLEELQSVSDSVAEYFCENPSMFKLEECFSIFNSFCERFTRAMQENKAREVAEVKRRHRDRLQIAAKRRSTATCSSRDKEMDGIALQSILQNFLTKGVPQRRTARPSSTYGSPSSGSPDNGSLSEMTCKVHLPAGKQLRGFKSNDMFRKEWNSAAELTQNLSPKEQSDGEECWEESGNPNEEEGNIATKEDSADFTQPTGRTTGVSPAGRSSSAATDDCEEDLQDNNEEEAQTLREASKKVLRFQNSHSSVSSDDNYLENQKSPGPSTHLPRQRTFDQETERYPEDPTNKDLVQFLLNPQSSAKRNLGRRHTLPTKVPKTEGDEHDLFAAPPVRTPPHSVAREKGTVPAEDAEQSPSKQVFDFTETSHNFPKCSAQDQNSVPVEKPSKPNVSITQIPDGDAHGPQNESGELTDSPMQSNGEDIPPISTQIKTENSGLFFNFFKLIGDLSKVQNSKETVHKGNDSAV; from the exons ATGCAACAAGGAGGTCCTcccgctcctccacctccacctccaccaccaccaccaccaccacctcctcctcctcctcctcctcctcctcctccacctccagccccTGGCCTTCCTCCACCCCTACATGGTGGTGGCCTCGTTGCCAGGGGAGCGCTGCGGCGCTCCAAGATGCGCAATTTCAACTGGGAAACCCTTCCTAAACACACTGTGGTAGGCAAGCACAACATCTGGACCGCGGATAAGACTGATGGGGAATATGAGCTGGACACTGATCACATGGAGGAGCTCTTCAGCCACAAGCAGAACCAGCAACAACTCAAGGCCCAGAACCGCCAGAGTCTGAGGGGCCAGCCGACTGCGGCCTCAGGGGGCGTTACG GTTTCCATCCTGAGCTCCAAGAGTAGCATGAACATTGGAATTTTCCTTAAGCAATTCAAACG GCCTGTAAAAGAGATGATTGAAGAAATCAAATCCGGAAGTAGTCTCAGCTTTGGTTCTGGAAAACTGAGGGAGCTGTGCAAGCTGCTGCCAGAGGAAGGGGAG GAGAAGCAGCTGGTGAGCTTTAAGGGTGACCACTCCAGTCTACCTGAAGCCGATTTGTTCATGCTAATGCTAGTCAAGATTCCCAG cTACAAAGAGCGTCTTAGCAGCTTGGTGCTCAAGGAGGAATTATTCCCCCTTATGAATGACATGAAAGAATGCATTGGCACTTTATCAGCAGCTGGAAAgg AGCTTTTGGAGTCTGATAATCTCCATTCTGTCATTCGACTGGTACTGAAGACGGGCAATTACATGAATGCG GGGGGCTATGCAGGCAGTGCAGTTGGCTTCCGAATGGCTTCTCTATTAAAGCTAGTGGATACCAAAGCAAACAAACCCGGCATGAATCTCATGCATTATGTTGTGATG CAAGCGTTGAAGGTGGATGTGGAACTTCTTAAATTTACAGACCAACTCAAACACATTGAAGCTGCAGCAAG aATGAATAAAAGTGAAATTGAAGCAGAGTTTGATAAACAAGTAAGAAGAGTTCAAGCTGCCAAAGCTGACACCTTGAAGCAAGAAGACCTGAAGGCACAGATGGAGGATTTTCTGAAA GAGGCTGAAGTCTGCTTGGCAGAAATAGAGACTGATCTTGAGGAATTGCAGTCAGTGAGTGACTCTGTGGCGGAGTACTTCTGTGAAAATCCAAGCATGTTTAAATTGGAGGAGTGCTTCTCCATTTTCAACTCCTTTTGTGAGAGATTTACGCGGGCCATGCAG gaaaacaAGGCTCGCGAGGTGGCAGAGGTGAAGCGCAGACACCGAGACAGACTGCAGATCGCCGCCAAACGTAGGTCCACTGCCACCTGCTCCAGTAGAGACAAGGAAATGGATGGAATTGCATTGCAGTCAATACTACAGAACTTCCTCACGAAGGGTGTCCCCCAAAGAAGAACCGCGAGGCCCTCCTCCACTTATGGAAGCCCCTCGAGTGGCAGCCCCGACAACGGGAGCCTGTCAGAAATGACATGTAAGGTTCACCTGCCAGCTGGAAAACAATTAAGAGGTTTCAAGAGTAACGACATGTTCAGAAAAGAGTGGAATTCAGCAGCTGAACTCACACAGAACCTTTCACCGAAAGAGCAGTCTGATGGCGAGGAATGCTGGGAAGAAAGTGGTAATCCAAATGAAGAAGAGGGGAACATCGCCACAAAGGAGGACTCTGCAGATTTCACACAGCCGACCGGTAGGACCACCGGCGTTTCGCCCGCAGGCAGATCTTCCTCAGCTGCCACGGATGATTGTGAGGAAGATCTACAGGATAATAATGAGGAGGAGGCTCAAACGTTGCGTGAAGCATCCAAAAAGGTTTTGCGCTTTCAGAACAGCCACAGTAGTGTCTCATCTGATGACAATTATCTGGAAAATCAGAAGTCTCCTGGTCCAAGTACCCACCTGCCTCGACAACGCACCTTTGATCAAGAAACCGAGAGATATCCTGAAGACCCCACCAATAAGGATTTAGTACAATTTTTGCTAAATCCTCAATCTTCTGCCAAACGTAACCTTGGCCGCCGCCATACTCTTCCTACCAAAGTCCCTAAAACGGAGGGAGATGAACACGATCTGTTCGCTGCGCCTCCAGTCAGAACTCCTCCTCATTCGGTCGCAAGAGAAAAAGGGACAGTACCAGCAGAAGATGCTGAACAAAGTCCCTCGAAACAAGTGTTTGACTTTACTGAAACCTCTCACAACTTTCCAAAATGTAGTGCTCAAGACCAGAATTCTGTTCCAGTAGAGAAGCCAAGCAAGCCAAATGTTTCAATCACCCAGATTCCAGATGGAGATGCTCACGGGCCACAAAACGAATCTGGAGAGCTCACGGACAGCCCCATGCAAAGTAATGGTGAAGACATTCCCCCAATAAGTACACAGATTAAGACTGAAAACTCTGGactattttttaacttttttaaacTCATTGGAGACCTGAGCAAAGTGCAGAACAGCAAGGAAACTGTCCATAAGGGCAATGATTCTGCTGTGTGA
- the LOC119216581 gene encoding arfaptin-2-like isoform X2 codes for MADSIMSKAATMEIPINSNGDTGTLPEDDSLEQDLQQVMVSGPNLNETSIVSGGYGGPAGGIIPTSSIKDIRMKSRGAGLPKSASAASQPAQHTIQHPESSNNNMGIPTEEVSRGVAVEKLDSVKKWGINTYKCTRQMFSERFGRGSRTVDLELEAQIDVLRETKNKYEIILRLATALTSHFQSMVQTQQALGDTFTELSQKSPELQDEFGYNAETQKLLCKNGEALLSAINFFVSSVDTLVNKTMEDTLMTVKLYENTRLEFDAYRSDLEELSLGHRDAAAMVRIEMAQHDYQIHRDKYERLRSDVMIKLKFLEENKVKVMHKQLLLFHNAISAYFAGNQEQLEQTLIQFNVKLKPPGSDKPSWLEEQ; via the exons ATGGCAGACAGTATCATGAGCAAAGCTGCTACCATGGAGATCCCCATTAACAGCAATGGCGACACTGGGACTCTGCCAGAGGATGACAGCCTGGAGCAG GATTTGCAGCAGGTGATGGTGTCTGGACCCAACCTGAATGAAACCAGCATTGTGTCAGGAGGCTATGGAGGACCTGCAGGGGGCATCATTCCAACCAGCAGCATCAAAG ACATTCGCATGAAATCCAGGGGTGCTGGCTTGCCTAAAAGCGCATCTGCAGCCAGTCAACCTGCCCAGCACACAATCCAGCATCCAG AGTCCTCAAACAATAACATGGGTATTCCCACTGAAGAAGTTTCTCGGGGTGTGGCAGTGGAGAAATTGGACAGTGTAAAGAAATGGGGCATAAACACATACAAG TGCACAAGGCAGATGTTCTCCGAGAGGTTTGGCAGAGGTTCAAGAACGGTAGACCTGGAGCTGGAGGCTCAGATTGACGTGTTAAGGGAGACCAAGAACAAGTATGAAATAATCCTAAGACTGGCAACTGCACTCACCAGTCATTTTCAAAGCATGGTACAGACCCAACAGGCTCTAGGAGACACCTTCACCGAACTCAGCCAGAAGTCCCCAGAGCTGCAG GACGAGTTTGGGTACAACGCAGAGACACAGAAGCTGTTGTGTAAGAATGGCGAGGCTCTGCTCAGCGCCATCAACTTCTTTGTGTCCAGCGTCGACACCCTGGTCAACAAAACAATGGAGGACACGCTGATGACCGTTAAGCTGTATGAAAACACAAG gcTTGAGTTTGACGCCTATCGCTCTGATCTGGAGGAGCTGAGTTTGGGCCACAGGGATGCAGCGGCCATGGTCCGCATTGAGATGGCTCAGCATGATTACCAGATCCACAGAGACAAGTATGAACGGCTGCGCAGTGACGTTATGATCAAGCTCAAATTCCTGGAGGAAAACAAG GTGAAGGTGATGCACAAGCAGCTGCTTCTGTTTCATAATGCAATCTCAGCCTACTTTGCTGGCAACCAGGAGCAGTTGGAACAAACTCTAATACAGTTCAATGTAAAGTTAAAGCCCCCAGGATCCGACAAGCCGTCCTGGCTGGAGGAGCAGTAA
- the LOC119216581 gene encoding arfaptin-2-like isoform X1 has protein sequence MADSIMSKAATMEIPINSNGDTGTLPEDDSLEQDLQQVMVSGPNLNETSIVSGGYGGPAGGIIPTSSIKGPAVRFNPEYLDRRRVPAPGPDIRMKSRGAGLPKSASAASQPAQHTIQHPESSNNNMGIPTEEVSRGVAVEKLDSVKKWGINTYKCTRQMFSERFGRGSRTVDLELEAQIDVLRETKNKYEIILRLATALTSHFQSMVQTQQALGDTFTELSQKSPELQDEFGYNAETQKLLCKNGEALLSAINFFVSSVDTLVNKTMEDTLMTVKLYENTRLEFDAYRSDLEELSLGHRDAAAMVRIEMAQHDYQIHRDKYERLRSDVMIKLKFLEENKVKVMHKQLLLFHNAISAYFAGNQEQLEQTLIQFNVKLKPPGSDKPSWLEEQ, from the exons ATGGCAGACAGTATCATGAGCAAAGCTGCTACCATGGAGATCCCCATTAACAGCAATGGCGACACTGGGACTCTGCCAGAGGATGACAGCCTGGAGCAG GATTTGCAGCAGGTGATGGTGTCTGGACCCAACCTGAATGAAACCAGCATTGTGTCAGGAGGCTATGGAGGACCTGCAGGGGGCATCATTCCAACCAGCAGCATCAAAG GGCCTGCAGTTCGCTTCAACCCTGAGTATCTGGACAGAAGACGAGTCCCTGCACCAGGACCAG ACATTCGCATGAAATCCAGGGGTGCTGGCTTGCCTAAAAGCGCATCTGCAGCCAGTCAACCTGCCCAGCACACAATCCAGCATCCAG AGTCCTCAAACAATAACATGGGTATTCCCACTGAAGAAGTTTCTCGGGGTGTGGCAGTGGAGAAATTGGACAGTGTAAAGAAATGGGGCATAAACACATACAAG TGCACAAGGCAGATGTTCTCCGAGAGGTTTGGCAGAGGTTCAAGAACGGTAGACCTGGAGCTGGAGGCTCAGATTGACGTGTTAAGGGAGACCAAGAACAAGTATGAAATAATCCTAAGACTGGCAACTGCACTCACCAGTCATTTTCAAAGCATGGTACAGACCCAACAGGCTCTAGGAGACACCTTCACCGAACTCAGCCAGAAGTCCCCAGAGCTGCAG GACGAGTTTGGGTACAACGCAGAGACACAGAAGCTGTTGTGTAAGAATGGCGAGGCTCTGCTCAGCGCCATCAACTTCTTTGTGTCCAGCGTCGACACCCTGGTCAACAAAACAATGGAGGACACGCTGATGACCGTTAAGCTGTATGAAAACACAAG gcTTGAGTTTGACGCCTATCGCTCTGATCTGGAGGAGCTGAGTTTGGGCCACAGGGATGCAGCGGCCATGGTCCGCATTGAGATGGCTCAGCATGATTACCAGATCCACAGAGACAAGTATGAACGGCTGCGCAGTGACGTTATGATCAAGCTCAAATTCCTGGAGGAAAACAAG GTGAAGGTGATGCACAAGCAGCTGCTTCTGTTTCATAATGCAATCTCAGCCTACTTTGCTGGCAACCAGGAGCAGTTGGAACAAACTCTAATACAGTTCAATGTAAAGTTAAAGCCCCCAGGATCCGACAAGCCGTCCTGGCTGGAGGAGCAGTAA
- the LOC119216581 gene encoding arfaptin-2-like isoform X3: MADSIMSKAATMEIPINSNGDTGTLPEDDSLEQDLQQVMVSGPNLNETSIVSGGYGGPAGGIIPTSSIKESSNNNMGIPTEEVSRGVAVEKLDSVKKWGINTYKCTRQMFSERFGRGSRTVDLELEAQIDVLRETKNKYEIILRLATALTSHFQSMVQTQQALGDTFTELSQKSPELQDEFGYNAETQKLLCKNGEALLSAINFFVSSVDTLVNKTMEDTLMTVKLYENTRLEFDAYRSDLEELSLGHRDAAAMVRIEMAQHDYQIHRDKYERLRSDVMIKLKFLEENKVKVMHKQLLLFHNAISAYFAGNQEQLEQTLIQFNVKLKPPGSDKPSWLEEQ, encoded by the exons ATGGCAGACAGTATCATGAGCAAAGCTGCTACCATGGAGATCCCCATTAACAGCAATGGCGACACTGGGACTCTGCCAGAGGATGACAGCCTGGAGCAG GATTTGCAGCAGGTGATGGTGTCTGGACCCAACCTGAATGAAACCAGCATTGTGTCAGGAGGCTATGGAGGACCTGCAGGGGGCATCATTCCAACCAGCAGCATCAAAG AGTCCTCAAACAATAACATGGGTATTCCCACTGAAGAAGTTTCTCGGGGTGTGGCAGTGGAGAAATTGGACAGTGTAAAGAAATGGGGCATAAACACATACAAG TGCACAAGGCAGATGTTCTCCGAGAGGTTTGGCAGAGGTTCAAGAACGGTAGACCTGGAGCTGGAGGCTCAGATTGACGTGTTAAGGGAGACCAAGAACAAGTATGAAATAATCCTAAGACTGGCAACTGCACTCACCAGTCATTTTCAAAGCATGGTACAGACCCAACAGGCTCTAGGAGACACCTTCACCGAACTCAGCCAGAAGTCCCCAGAGCTGCAG GACGAGTTTGGGTACAACGCAGAGACACAGAAGCTGTTGTGTAAGAATGGCGAGGCTCTGCTCAGCGCCATCAACTTCTTTGTGTCCAGCGTCGACACCCTGGTCAACAAAACAATGGAGGACACGCTGATGACCGTTAAGCTGTATGAAAACACAAG gcTTGAGTTTGACGCCTATCGCTCTGATCTGGAGGAGCTGAGTTTGGGCCACAGGGATGCAGCGGCCATGGTCCGCATTGAGATGGCTCAGCATGATTACCAGATCCACAGAGACAAGTATGAACGGCTGCGCAGTGACGTTATGATCAAGCTCAAATTCCTGGAGGAAAACAAG GTGAAGGTGATGCACAAGCAGCTGCTTCTGTTTCATAATGCAATCTCAGCCTACTTTGCTGGCAACCAGGAGCAGTTGGAACAAACTCTAATACAGTTCAATGTAAAGTTAAAGCCCCCAGGATCCGACAAGCCGTCCTGGCTGGAGGAGCAGTAA